From the Theobroma cacao cultivar B97-61/B2 chromosome 2, Criollo_cocoa_genome_V2, whole genome shotgun sequence genome, one window contains:
- the LOC18609046 gene encoding nuclear pore complex protein NUP54, whose protein sequence is MFGAQASSSAFGAPSSTLSFGTPSSTPAFGTPSSTTAFGTPSSTPGFGTPSSTPAFGTPSTPSFATGFGGSSLFSSPFSSQTQQQQTPLFQQQQPTAAVAAPSGGFGFQTPSSTPLHNAQLTTQMAPVAPLPFSLADRDIQAIVDAYKEEPGNPKYAFKHLLFSVIDAQSRGKPAGVSDIMWAEAMAKLEGMESADRERLWPQLVQGFKDLSQRLKLQDEVILSDAERLRMTRSNVKMLQRHFQAETLPWIQRMRQKEQSLQRRLLKMMRIVEALEGKGCRLPLMKGEVELAEKLAAITRQLKGSGAELSRRVENLHIVSRVQANAIGAGGSLYLTGSTKIHEQSLAEMQEVLQQQTEAIARLGNVLKRDIRDMEIIMAEDTDMTEDGS, encoded by the exons ATGTTCGGAGCTCAAGCTTCCAGTTCCGCCTTCGGCGCTCCTTCTTCAACGCTCTCGTTTGGCACTCCCTCTTCCACTCCTGCCTTCGGCACTCCCTCTTCCACGACGGCGTTTGGAACTCCGTCTTCGACTCCTGGTTTTGGTACTCCGTCCTCGACGCCGGCGTTTGGGACTCCTTCAACGCCATCTTTCGCTACAGGTTTTGGCGGCTCCTCTCTTTTCTCCTCTCCGTTCTCTTCTCAAACGCAACAGCAACAGACTCCGTTATTTCAACAACAACAACCAACTGCAGCCGTAGCAGCACCTTCTGGTGGTTTCGGATTCCAGACTCCGTCATCCACTCCTCTCCACAATGCTCAATTGACAACCCAAATGGCTCCCGTCGCTcctctccctttctctctcgCTGATCGTGATATTCAa GCCATTGTGGATGCTTACAAGGAGGAGCCTGGGAACCCAAAGTATGCTTTCAAG CATTTGTTGTTTAGTGTAATAGATGCGCAGTCCAGGGGGAAGCCGGCTGGTGTATCAGAT ATCATGTGGGCGGAAGCTATGGCGAAACTGGAGGGTATGGAGAGTGCTGATCGAGAAAGACTCTGGCCTCAGCTTGTTCAGGGTTTTAAGGATCTTTCACAGCGGTTGAAG CTACAAGATGAAGTCATCCTTTCAGATGCTGAGAGATTGCGAATGACACGGAGCAATGTAAAAATG CTTCAAAGGCATTTTCAAGCTGAAACTCTTCCATGGATCCAGAGAATGAGACAGAAGGAGCAAAGCCTTCAAAGGCGCCTCTTAAAG ATGATGAGAATAGTGGAAGCATTGGAGGGTAAGGGTTGCCGGTTGCCTTTAATGAAAGGGGAAGTTGAATTGGCTGAGAAGTTGGCTGCAATAACTAGACAG TTGAAAGGATCTGGAGCAGAACTTTCTAGGAGGGTTGAAAACTTGCACATCGTGTCTCGTGTTCAAGCAAATGCTATTGGTGCTGGAGGTTCTCTTTATCTTACAGGATCAACTAAAATCCATGAGCAAAGTCTTGCTGAAATGCAGGAG GTATTACAACAGCAGACGGAGGCCATAGCAAGGCTGGGCAATGTGTTGAAGCGAGATATCAGGGATATGGAGATAATAATGGCTGAAGACACGGATATGACAGAAGATGGGAGCTAG
- the LOC18609047 gene encoding mannosyl-oligosaccharide glucosidase GCS1, with amino-acid sequence MTGGGRRSARSRAKSYTDVNEDAVHRTKPNSNLRRDKTRDRGNALRILNVNLKIVLGFGILASLIIFFLVSHLINPAEVARKPRVVTPFPAPKIMELPQFQGQHKESLYWGTYRPHVYLGIRARSPRSLIAGLMWIGIKDGRYFMRHICQDSDELSTYGWTHHNGRDFGHQLLVDQDMTLATSFLKSKGVGSGYGGDWTVRINVQSQGWNDEMQKNVHLFFYLADEDGNSLSLGRDILDIRENSLLASGSRTDIGGWQLHLKSEADLEVHYSGFRTPHIHNLSDLVQENLASQVRRFSRLQLPDIYESSSNILVFQISGRIPLETDTVFVSGTGINSRVEERISNLAGVALTNQLKVKQREFDAKFENCFQLADKLDSKSITVGKAAIGNMLGGIGYFFGQSKISVPKNSNVKSHDDFLLYWPAELYTAVPSRPFFPRGFLWDEGFHQLLIWRWDLHICLDILGHWLDLINIDGWIPREQILGAEALSKVPAEFVLQHPSNGNPPTLFLVLRDLVNGIKKNKFSATESNEIISFLQQAFVRLEAWFKWFNTTQSGKDIGSYYWHGRDKSTIRELNPKTLSSGLDDYPRASHPSEDERHLDLRCWMLLAADCLHSIAELIDKENKPGKEYGSTAKLLSDFDILNQMHLDHASGAYFDFGNHTEKVRLSWKEVTVGNTHANRELVREVLERPELKLVPNLGYVSLFPFMTRIIPPESWILEKQLDLISNQSILWTNYGLRSLAKTSSLYMKRNTEHDPPYWRGPIWMNMNFMILSSLRHYSLEKGPYRDKARAIYDELRHNLIRNVVQNYHKTGFLWEQYDQKQGKGKGARVFTGWTSLLLLIMAEAYNEM; translated from the exons ATGACCGGAGGCGGTCGACGGAGCGCTCGAAGCAGAGCCAAGTCATACACCGATGTCAACGAAGACGCTGTTCACAGAACTAAACCAAACTCCAACCTCCGCAGAGATAAAACTAGAGATCGCGGCAACGCGCTTCGAATCCTTAACGTTAATCTTAAAATTGTGCTTGGGTTCGGCATCCTGGCGTCCTTAATCATCTTCTTCTTAGTCAGTCATCTCATTAATCCAGCTGAAGTAGCTCGGAAACCCAGAGTCGTCACTCCATTTCCTGCTCCCAAAATTATGGAGTTACCTCAG TTTCAAGGACAGCACAAAGAGAGCTTATACTGGGGAACTTATCGTCCTCATGTTTATCTTGGAATTCGTGCCAG GAGTCCCCGGTCTTTGATTGCTGGGTTAATGTGGATTGGTATAAAGGATGGGAGGTATTTTATGCGACACATCTGCCAAGATTCTGATGAGCTAAGCACATATGGTTGGACACATCATAATGGACGTGATTTTGGACATCAACTTCTGGTTGACCAAGATATGACTTTAGCAACAAGTTTCTTGAAATCTAAGGGGGTGGGCAGTGGCTATGGAGGAGACTGGACAGTTCGGATTAATGTGCAAAGTCAGGG GTGGAATGACGAGATGCAGAAAAATGTGCACCTTTTCTTCTATTTGGCTGATGAAGATGGAAATTCTTTAAGTTTAGGTAGAGATATCTTGGACATTCGTGAGAATTCTCTCCTGGCATCAGGGTCACGCACAGACATTGGAGGTTGGCAGCTACATTTAAAATCAGAG GCTGATTTGGAAGTCCATTATTCTGGTTTCAGGACACCTCATATCCACAATTTGTCTGATCTTGTTCAGGAAAACCTTGCATCCCAA GTAAGAAGATTTAGTCGGCTGCAGCTGCCTGATATCTATGAGAGCTCTTCAAACATTTTAGTTTTTCAG ATTTCAGGGAGGATTCCACTGGAAACAGATACTGTCTTTGTATCTGGAACTGGTATAAATTCAAGAGTTGAAGAACGCATAAGCAATCTTGCCG GTGTCGCATTgaccaatcaactaaaagtAAAAcagagagaatttgatgccAAATTTGAGAATTGCTTTCAGCTTGCTGACAAG CTTGATTCCAAATCCATTACTGTTGGCAAGGCTGCTATTGGAAACATGTTGGGTGGCATTGGCTATTTCTTTGGCCAATCAAAAATTTCAGTTCCCAAAAATTCTAAT GTTAAAAGTCATGATGATTTTCTTCTATATTGGCCAGCTGAGCTATACACAGCTGTTCCAAGTCGACCTTTCTTTCCAAGGGGATTTCTCTGGGATGAAGGTTTTCATCAACTACTAATCTG GCGTTGGGATCTTCATATATGCTTGGATATTCTAGGACACTGGTTGGACCTGATAAATATTGATGGTTGGATACCTCGTGAGCAAATTTTGGGTGCTGAAGCACTAAG TAAGGTTCCAGCGGAATTTGTTCTGCAGCATCCAAGTAATGGAAATCCACCAACACTATTTTTGGTTTTACGTG ATCTGGTTAATGGTATAAAGAAGAACAAGTTCTCAGCCACTGAAAGCAATGAGATCATTTCCTTCCTACAGCAGGCTTTTGTTCGGCTTGAAGCATGGTTCAAGTGGTTCAACACTACCCAGTCAG GAAAGGATATTGGTAGCTATTACTGGCATGGGAGAGACAAATCAACAATTCGTGAACTAAACCCAAAG ACACTGTCATCTGGGCTAGATGATTATCCTCGTGCATCACACCCAAGTGAAGATGAACGCCACTTGGATCTTAGATGTTGGATGCTTCTTGCGGCAGATTGCTTGCATTCCATTGCAGAATTGATTGATAAGGAAAATAAACCTGGAAAG GAGTATGGTTCTACAGCTAAGCTGCTTTCAGACTTTGATATTCTGAATCAG ATGCACTTAGACCATGCTTCTGGAGCTTATTTTGACTTTGGAAATCATACAGAAAAG GTCCGTTTAAGTTGGAAAGAAGTGACTGTAGGAAATACTCATGCAAATCGAGAGCTTGTTCGGGAGGTATTAGAAAGGCCAGAGCTGAAATTGGTTCCTAATCTTGGTTATGTCAGCCTTTTCCCATTTATGACCAGAATTATTCCACCT GAATCATGGATTCTGGAAAAGCAGCTAGACCTCATTTCAAACCAGAGCATCTTATGGACTAATTATGGACTCCGTTCACTTGCCAAAACCAG CTCCTTGTACATGAAACGCAACACAGAGCATGACCCACCTTATTGGAGAGGTCCAATTTGGATGAACATGAACTTCATGATTCTTTCTTCGCTCCGGCATTACTCATTGG AGAAAGGACCGTACAGAGACAAAGCCAGAGCCATTTATGATGAGTTGAGACACAATTTGATAAG AAATGTTGTTCAAAACTATCACAAGACTGGGTTTTTGTGGGAACAATATGATCAGAAGCAGGGCAAGGGAAAAGGTGCACGTGTATTTACTGGTTGGACATCACTTCTGCTATTAATCATGGCAGAAGCTTACAATGAAATGTAG